A stretch of Zonotrichia albicollis isolate bZonAlb1 chromosome 32, bZonAlb1.hap1, whole genome shotgun sequence DNA encodes these proteins:
- the ATG4D gene encoding LOW QUALITY PROTEIN: cysteine protease ATG4D (The sequence of the model RefSeq protein was modified relative to this genomic sequence to represent the inferred CDS: inserted 1 base in 1 codon), which yields MSGGGEGPGPPPGPEPGPGPPPGTERGGQRVRGRVLAAWNSVKYGWTLRPRPHFSPRDPLYLLGRVYTPGNGEDLARFRRDFRSRLWLTYRSGFPALPGSPRTTDCGWGCTLRSAQMLLGQGLLLHLLGRDWMWPEALLEPEPGGPRRTRDPPGRTRDPPGRARPPRDGPRVPRDGHGTPRTDTETPGRTRERPGWSQDPPEPRRPPQNGQGPPRMGTGPPKMGTGPPKMGTELSGGTRDPPGQPRDPLEQPRDPLEQPRDPSGWDRDPPGQPRDHPGQPRDPSGWARDPPGQPRDPPGAPRAPREAERRHRAIVSWFSDHPRAPFGIHRLVELGREFGKGAGDWFGPAIAAHLLRAAVESCTETPGLAVYVAQDCTVYKGDVARLVRAEPDGETAGPGAPGTPGPGIPGAPGAGTTGAPGAGTTGAPGMPGPGTTGMPGPEIPGAPGAGTTGPGAPGAPGAAEPEPPRGLILLVPARLGGENLNPVYVECVKELLRLRSCLGIIGGKPRHSLFFXGFQGDSLLYLDPHLCQPCVDTAREDFPLQSFHCCFPRKMPFGKMDPSCTFGFYSGGAELGRLWGDLARVLAPPLGPAALLPHFQPGRGSRSGPGPGRPPRAAPRPPPGGGKRPKKPKNPNLEEFVLL from the exons atgagcggggggggggagggaccgggaccccccccgggaccggaaccgggaccgggaccccCCCCCGGCACAGAGCGGGGCGGGCAGCGCGTGCGGGGCCGCGTGCTCGCGGCCTGGAACAGCGTCAAATACG GCTGGACGCTGCGGCCGCGGCCCCACTTCAGCCCGCGGGACCCCCTGTACCTGCTGGGGAGGGTCTACACACCGGGCAACGGGG AGGACCTGGCCCGGTTCCGGCGGGATTTCCGCTCCCGCCTGTGGCTGACGTACCGGAGCGGGTTCCCGGCGCTGCCCGGTTCCCCCCGCACCACCGACTGCGGCTGGGGCTGCACCCTGCGCAGCGCGCAGATGCTGctgggccaggggctgctgctgcacctgcTGGGCCGCG ACTGGATGTGGCCGGAGGCGCTGCTGGAACCGGAACCGGGGGGGCCCCGCAGGACCCGCGACCCCCCGGGACGGACCCGAGACCCCCCAGGACGGGCGCGGCCCCCCCGGGATGGACCGAGGGTCCCTCGGGATGGACACGGGACCCCCAGGACGGACACTGAGACCCCCGGGAGGACGCGGGAGCGCCCGGGATGGAGCCAGGACCCCCCAGAACCGAGGAGACCCCCCCAGAACGGGCAGGGACCCCCCAGGATGGGGACGGGACCCCCCAAGATGGGAACGGGACCCCCCAAGATGGGAACGGAGCTCTCTGGGGGGAcccgggaccccccgggacagccccgggaCCCCCTGGAACAGCCCCGGGACCCCCTGGAACAGCCCCGGGACCCCTCGGGATGGGACCGGGACCCcccgggacagccccgggaCCATCCGGGACAGCCCCGGGACCCCTCGGGATGGGcccgggaccccccgggacagccccgggaccccccgggcgccccccgagccccccgggAGGCGGAGCGGCGGCACCGCGCCATCGTGTCCTGGTTCTCCGACCACCCCCGGGCCCCGTTCGGGATCCACCGGCTCGTGGAGCTGGGCCGGGAGTTCGGCAAAGGCGCCGGGGATTGGTTCGGCCCCGCCATCGCCGCGCACCTGCTCCG GGCGGCCGTGGAGTCCTGCACCGAGACCCCCGGGCTCGCCGTGTACGTGGCCCAGGATTGCACCG TTTACAAAGGGGACGTGGCCAGGTTGGTGCGGGCCGAGCCTGACGGGGAAACAGCGGGGCCGGGAGCACCGGGAACGCCGGGACCGGGAATACCGGGAGCACCGGGAGCGGGAACAACGGGAGCACCGGGAGCGGGAACAACGGGAGCACCGGGAATGCCGGGACCGGGAACAACGGGAATGCCCGGACCGGAAATACCGGGAGCACCGGGAGCGGGAACAACGGGACCGGGAGCACCGGGAGCACCGGGAGCAGCGGAGCCGGAGCCGCCCCGCGGGCTCATCCTGCTGGTGCCGGCGCGCTTGGGGGGCGAGAACCTGAACCCCGTGTACGTGGAGTGCGTcaag gagctgctgcggCTCCGTTCCTGCCTCGGCATCATCGGCGGCAAACCGCGGCACTCGCTCTTCT TCGGCTTCCAAG gtGATTCCCTGCTCTACCTGGACCCgcacctgtgccagccctgcgtGGACACGGCCCGCGAGGATTTCCCGCTGCAG TCCTTCCACTGCTGCTTCCCGCGGAAAATGCCCTTTGGGAAGATGGACCCGAGCTGCACCTTCGGCTTCTACAGCGGCGGCGCCGAGCTGGGCCGGCTCTGGGGGGACCTGGCCCGG GTGCTGGCCCCCCCCCTCGGCCCCGCAGCGCTGTTACCCCATTTTCAGCCTGGCCGAGGGTCTCGCTCAGGACCAGGCCCTGGACGCCCCCCCcgggccgccccccgccccccccccggCGGGGGAAAacgccccaaaaaacccaaaaaccccaatttggaggagtttgtgctgctgtga